A region of Fusobacterium sp. DD2 DNA encodes the following proteins:
- the thrS gene encoding threonine--tRNA ligase → MKVILPSGDVKEFEGEVNLFTVAKSISNSLAKKSVAAKVDDVLMDMATILDKDAKVEFITADTEEGEEIIRHSTAHLMAHAVIRLFPGTKVAIGPAIENGFYYDFDPKVQFTEEDLPKIEEEMKKLVKENIKIERVMMTREEAIKHFEALGEVYKVEIIKDIAKGEMLSFYKQGEFMDLCRGPHVPSTGYLKAFKLKSVAGAYWRGDSKNKMLQRIYGFAFADEKKLKDFLNLLEEAEKRDHRKLGRELDLFFVSDYGPGFPFFLPKGMAIRNTLIDLWRREHRLAGYTEIMTPVMLNKELWETSGHWFNYRENMYTSEIDETEFAIKPMNCPGGILAYKAQLHSYKDLPIRSGELGTVHRHEFSGALHGLMRVRCFTQDDAHIFMTPDQIEEEIIGVVNLIDKFYSKLFGFEYTIELSTKPEKAIGSDEIWEKAETALAAALDKIGKPYKLNPGDGAFYGPKLDFKIKDAIGRTWQCGTIQLDFNLPERFDMTYIGEDGEKHRPVMIHRVVYGSIERFIGILIEHYAGAFPLWLAPTQVKILTINDETVPYAKEVFDKLQLAGIRTELDDRAESIGYKIREANGKYKVPVQLIIGKNEVEKGEVNVRRRGSQEQVSMKLDDFINMIVEESKVKFDK, encoded by the coding sequence ATGAAAGTTATATTACCAAGCGGAGACGTAAAAGAATTCGAAGGAGAGGTAAACTTATTTACAGTTGCAAAAAGCATAAGTAACTCATTAGCAAAAAAATCTGTAGCTGCAAAAGTTGACGATGTTTTGATGGACATGGCTACAATTTTAGATAAAGATGCGAAAGTGGAATTTATAACTGCTGATACTGAAGAAGGAGAAGAAATAATCAGACATTCTACTGCACACTTAATGGCACATGCAGTTATAAGATTATTCCCAGGAACTAAAGTTGCAATAGGACCAGCTATAGAAAATGGATTCTATTATGATTTTGATCCAAAAGTTCAATTTACAGAGGAAGATTTACCAAAGATAGAAGAAGAAATGAAAAAATTGGTAAAAGAAAACATAAAAATTGAAAGAGTTATGATGACTAGAGAAGAAGCAATAAAACATTTTGAAGCTCTAGGAGAAGTATACAAAGTTGAAATTATAAAGGATATAGCAAAAGGAGAAATGCTTTCTTTCTACAAACAAGGAGAATTCATGGACCTTTGCAGAGGACCTCACGTACCATCTACTGGATATTTAAAAGCATTTAAATTAAAATCTGTAGCTGGAGCATACTGGAGAGGAGACTCTAAAAATAAAATGCTTCAAAGAATTTATGGATTTGCATTTGCTGATGAAAAGAAATTAAAAGATTTCTTAAACTTATTAGAAGAAGCTGAAAAGAGAGACCATAGAAAATTAGGAAGAGAATTAGACCTATTCTTTGTAAGTGACTATGGACCAGGATTCCCATTCTTCTTACCAAAAGGAATGGCAATAAGAAATACACTTATAGATTTATGGAGAAGAGAACACAGACTTGCTGGATATACTGAGATAATGACTCCAGTAATGTTAAATAAAGAACTTTGGGAAACTTCAGGACACTGGTTTAACTATAGAGAAAATATGTATACATCAGAAATCGATGAGACAGAATTTGCTATAAAACCAATGAACTGCCCAGGAGGAATCTTAGCTTATAAAGCACAACTTCACTCATATAAAGATTTACCTATAAGAAGTGGAGAGTTAGGAACTGTTCATAGACATGAGTTCTCAGGAGCTTTACACGGACTTATGAGAGTTAGATGCTTCACTCAAGACGATGCTCATATCTTTATGACACCTGATCAAATAGAAGAAGAAATCATTGGAGTAGTTAACTTAATAGATAAATTCTACAGTAAACTATTTGGATTTGAATATACAATTGAATTATCTACTAAACCAGAAAAAGCAATTGGTTCAGACGAAATTTGGGAAAAAGCAGAAACTGCACTAGCAGCTGCACTTGATAAAATTGGAAAACCATACAAATTAAACCCTGGTGATGGTGCATTCTACGGACCAAAATTAGACTTCAAAATTAAAGACGCAATTGGAAGAACTTGGCAATGTGGAACAATCCAACTTGACTTTAACTTACCAGAAAGATTTGATATGACTTATATTGGTGAAGATGGAGAAAAACACAGACCAGTAATGATTCACAGAGTTGTTTATGGATCAATTGAAAGATTTATAGGAATCTTAATTGAACACTATGCAGGAGCATTCCCATTATGGTTAGCACCTACTCAAGTTAAGATTTTAACTATAAATGATGAGACAGTTCCATATGCAAAAGAAGTATTTGATAAACTTCAACTAGCAGGAATAAGAACAGAACTTGACGATAGAGCAGAATCTATTGGTTACAAGATTAGAGAAGCAAATGGAAAATATAAAGTTCCTGTACAACTTATCATTGGTAAAAATGAAGTTGAAAAAGGTGAAGTTAACGTTAGAAGAAGAGGTTCACAAGAACAAGTATCAATGAAACTTGATGATTTCATCAATATGATTGTTGAAGAATCAAAAGTTAAATTTGATAAATAG
- the ilvA gene encoding threonine ammonia-lyase has product MVTLETIKEARSNIQDSIKKTPLLECPTLEKQVGGKVFFKLENLQKTGSFKIRGALNRIAHLTDEEKKRGVIASSAGNHAQGIALGATAQGIKSTIVMPETAPIAKVVATKNYGAEVVLCGEVYDDAYAKAREIEKATGAVFLHPFDDEYVIAGQGTIGMEILEEMPDIDTILVPIGGGGILAGIATAAKSINPNVRVIGVESENAASMTEALKRGDCCEVCGCATIADGIAVRKVGCKTLELAKKYVDEVVTVSDQEIADAILFLMEKSKVVAEGAGATPLAAILAGKIDCKGRKVCSVVSGGNIDVNLIERVLNRALIHNGRRYEFKVVVNDKIGEVEKVLHVLTTNRANVIYITQSVYKAKLGINKQELTLVIECSDMNHRNEIIGKLKEAGYDIYE; this is encoded by the coding sequence ATGGTAACATTAGAAACAATTAAGGAAGCTAGAAGTAACATACAAGATTCAATTAAAAAAACTCCATTGTTGGAATGTCCAACACTTGAAAAACAAGTAGGAGGAAAAGTTTTCTTTAAACTTGAAAACTTACAAAAAACTGGATCTTTCAAAATCAGAGGAGCATTAAACAGAATTGCCCATTTAACTGATGAAGAAAAGAAAAGAGGAGTTATTGCATCATCTGCAGGTAACCATGCACAAGGTATTGCATTAGGAGCTACTGCACAAGGTATTAAATCTACAATAGTAATGCCTGAAACTGCACCTATAGCAAAAGTTGTTGCAACAAAGAACTACGGAGCAGAAGTAGTACTTTGTGGTGAAGTATATGACGATGCGTATGCAAAAGCAAGAGAAATTGAAAAAGCAACAGGAGCAGTATTTTTACACCCATTTGATGATGAGTATGTAATTGCTGGACAAGGAACTATAGGAATGGAAATTCTTGAAGAGATGCCTGATATCGATACTATATTAGTACCTATCGGTGGTGGAGGAATCCTTGCTGGTATAGCAACTGCTGCTAAATCAATAAACCCAAATGTAAGAGTAATAGGAGTAGAATCTGAAAACGCTGCTTCAATGACAGAAGCTCTAAAAAGAGGAGACTGTTGTGAAGTATGTGGATGCGCAACTATAGCAGATGGTATAGCTGTAAGAAAAGTAGGATGTAAAACTCTTGAATTAGCTAAAAAATATGTTGATGAAGTTGTAACAGTATCTGATCAGGAAATAGCTGATGCAATACTATTCTTGATGGAAAAATCAAAAGTAGTAGCAGAAGGTGCTGGAGCTACTCCACTTGCAGCAATTTTAGCTGGAAAAATAGATTGTAAAGGAAGAAAAGTTTGTTCAGTTGTTTCAGGAGGAAACATTGACGTAAACTTAATAGAAAGAGTTCTTAATAGAGCACTTATCCATAACGGAAGAAGATATGAATTTAAAGTTGTTGTTAATGATAAAATTGGAGAAGTAGAAAAAGTATTACATGTTCTTACAACAAACAGAGCTAATGTTATTTATATTACTCAAAGTGTTTACAAGGCTAAATTAGGAATCAATAAACAAGAATTAACACTTGTAATAGAATGTAGTGATATGAATCATAGAAATGAAATAATAGGTAAGTTAAAAGAAGCTGGATACGATATTTACGAATAA
- a CDS encoding dicarboxylate/amino acid:cation symporter: MKKFGLLPKLILGIIVGILVGMTGIHFIIQALGTFNSVFGSFLGFVIPLIIIGFVAPGIADLGKEAGKLLGVTVGLAYLSTIISGSFAYFVDSILFQKLHLENAAELIKHAEENARHLDPFFTIDMPPIMGVMTALLIAFTLGIGAAVIEGDTLKKGMREFQAIVEKIITNIIIPFLPLHICGIFANMTFEGKTAAIMSVFVKVFAIIIVLHYVIIIFQYAIAGGLAGANPFKLIKTMIPAYLTAVGTQSSAATIPVTLAQTKKNGVSDGVADFVIPLCATIHLSGSTITLTSCSLALMTIYGMPHNFGLMFGFILMLGVTMVAAPGVPGGAVMAALGLLGSMLGFSEELLSLMIALYLTQDSFGTACNITGDGAIAVIVNKIAGFKLEPKQAK; this comes from the coding sequence ATGAAAAAATTTGGTTTGTTACCTAAGTTGATACTTGGTATCATCGTAGGTATTTTAGTAGGAATGACAGGTATTCATTTTATTATTCAAGCATTAGGAACATTTAACAGTGTATTTGGAAGTTTCTTAGGATTCGTAATTCCATTGATTATCATTGGATTCGTTGCTCCAGGTATTGCTGACTTAGGAAAAGAAGCTGGAAAATTATTAGGAGTTACAGTAGGATTAGCTTACTTATCTACAATAATTTCAGGATCTTTTGCTTACTTTGTAGATAGCATATTATTCCAAAAACTTCATTTGGAAAATGCTGCTGAATTAATCAAACATGCTGAAGAAAATGCACGTCACTTAGACCCATTCTTCACAATTGATATGCCACCTATTATGGGTGTTATGACAGCATTACTAATTGCATTTACATTAGGAATAGGAGCAGCAGTTATTGAAGGAGATACTTTAAAGAAAGGTATGAGAGAATTCCAAGCTATAGTTGAAAAGATAATTACTAACATAATTATCCCATTCTTACCTCTACACATTTGTGGTATCTTTGCTAACATGACTTTCGAAGGTAAGACAGCTGCAATAATGTCAGTATTCGTAAAAGTATTCGCAATCATAATTGTATTACACTATGTAATCATTATATTCCAATATGCAATTGCTGGAGGATTAGCAGGAGCTAACCCATTCAAATTAATAAAAACTATGATTCCTGCATACTTAACAGCAGTAGGAACTCAATCATCAGCAGCTACTATTCCAGTTACACTTGCTCAAACTAAGAAAAATGGTGTATCTGATGGTGTTGCAGACTTCGTAATACCTCTATGTGCAACAATTCACTTGTCAGGAAGTACAATTACTTTAACAAGTTGTTCATTGGCACTTATGACTATTTACGGAATGCCTCATAACTTTGGACTAATGTTTGGATTTATCTTAATGCTTGGTGTAACAATGGTTGCAGCACCAGGAGTACCAGGTGGAGCAGTTATGGCTGCATTAGGGTTATTAGGATCAATGTTAGGATTCTCAGAAGAATTATTATCACTTATGATAGCTCTTTACCTAACTCAAGACAGTTTTGGTACTGCATGTAACATCACTGGTGACGGTGCAATAGCTGTTATAGTTAATAAGATAGCTGGATTCAAACTAGAACCAAAACAAGCAAAATAA
- the secG gene encoding preprotein translocase subunit SecG, translating to MEILFTVLLFIFAIILIVLVLIQPDRSHGTSASMGLGASNTVFGISKDGGPLAKATEVVATLFILSALLLYLVK from the coding sequence ATGGAGATTTTATTTACAGTTCTGCTTTTTATTTTTGCGATTATATTGATAGTATTAGTACTGATACAACCAGACAGGAGCCATGGAACATCTGCAAGTATGGGATTGGGAGCATCAAATACTGTATTTGGAATATCAAAAGATGGAGGGCCTTTAGCTAAAGCCACTGAGGTTGTAGCAACATTATTTATTCTTAGTGCACTTTTATTATATTTAGTAAAATAA
- a CDS encoding replication-associated recombination protein A — protein sequence MKSLFQNNYEDVKPLAVKLRPQSLDGFVGQEKLLGEKGILRKLIENGNISNSIFYGPPGCGKTTIGEIISKTIDSNFESLNATTASLDDLREVVERAKQNIEFYGKKTILFLDEIHRFNKKQQDALLSYCESGVVILIGATTENPYYNLNNALLSRVMVFEFKALDRKDIEKILRNGIQVLGIKEPSQEIIECILDISKGDSRIALNYLELYKNSCMGLDDDEVLELFRQRRSSYHKEEDKYNLISAMIKSMRGSDPDAAVYWLGRLLAGGEDPRYIARRIVIHASEDIGMANPEAMLVANSAMQASERIGMPEIRIILAQAVIYISISTKSNSCYMAINKALEDINNGDLEEVPIHISNSAVGYKYPHSYPDNFVMQNYTNKKREYYIPGNNRNEKFISEKLKKLWGNK from the coding sequence ATGAAAAGTCTATTTCAAAATAACTATGAGGATGTTAAGCCTTTAGCAGTAAAATTAAGACCACAATCTCTTGATGGATTTGTAGGTCAGGAGAAATTACTGGGAGAAAAAGGAATACTTAGAAAATTAATAGAGAATGGAAATATTTCAAACTCTATATTTTATGGTCCTCCAGGATGTGGTAAAACTACAATTGGAGAAATCATCTCTAAAACCATTGATAGTAATTTTGAAAGTTTAAATGCTACTACTGCAAGTCTTGATGATTTAAGAGAGGTAGTAGAAAGAGCTAAGCAAAACATTGAATTTTATGGAAAGAAAACTATTCTTTTTTTAGATGAAATTCATAGATTTAACAAAAAACAGCAGGATGCACTTCTTTCATATTGTGAAAGCGGTGTTGTAATTCTCATTGGAGCAACAACTGAAAATCCTTACTATAATCTAAACAATGCCTTATTATCAAGAGTTATGGTTTTTGAGTTTAAAGCACTGGATAGAAAAGATATAGAAAAAATACTGAGAAATGGAATACAGGTTCTTGGAATAAAAGAGCCATCTCAAGAGATTATTGAGTGTATTTTGGATATATCAAAGGGAGACAGTAGAATTGCTCTTAATTATCTAGAACTGTACAAAAATAGCTGTATGGGTCTTGATGATGATGAGGTACTGGAACTATTTAGGCAGAGAAGGTCATCTTATCATAAAGAGGAAGATAAATATAATCTTATATCTGCAATGATAAAAAGTATGAGGGGAAGTGACCCTGATGCAGCAGTTTACTGGTTGGGAAGACTTCTAGCAGGTGGAGAGGATCCAAGGTACATTGCAAGAAGGATAGTTATACATGCCAGTGAAGATATAGGGATGGCAAATCCAGAGGCCATGCTTGTGGCAAATAGCGCAATGCAAGCCAGTGAAAGAATTGGTATGCCTGAGATAAGAATAATTTTAGCACAGGCAGTTATATATATTTCTATTTCAACAAAAAGTAATTCATGTTATATGGCAATTAATAAAGCACTTGAAGATATTAACAACGGTGATCTGGAAGAGGTACCTATCCACATATCAAACAGTGCTGTGGGATATAAGTATCCACACAGTTATCCAGATAACTTTGTAATGCAGAACTATACAAATAAAAAAAGAGAATATTATATTCCAGGGAACAACAGGAACGAAAAGTTTATAAGTGAAAAACTAAAAAAATTATGGGGTAATAAATAA